GTTGGCTTTTAAAAAAACACATATTTGTATGCCTGTATAAAATTTGGATAGTAGCATCTTATCTCTGGTCCTTGAAAATGACAGGTGGGACAAATAGGTACAAATATCAATATCAAAATCCAGTTCCTTGGTATATTACTATTAGAGAAGGCCATCTTCTGGTACTTGACTGGCGTTGTTTAATAATGCATCCTTGCTTGCCACATCGATCTTAGAAGAAAGATGGGATGGCTTCTTACCGTGATACAAAACATAATGTTGCATCATAAAGATGAGGTCGTAAAATATGGATACCTGCATCATAATCAATACAGTATATCATCAACCTGTCAAAGAAAGATAACATTGCCAAATTGCAGGTAGAAAGAGAATAGAGAATTGCATACAAGAGAGAGTAATGTTTTCCCAAGATTTCCGTACAAGTTAGTCCAAGAACCTACATATGCACATTATTTAATTACGCACATTACTGCAAATCCAAGACTAGCCAAGATTGAAGAACATTTTAAAAGCCAAAATTATAGAACAGTCTAAGAACCAAGAAATCATTGTAAGTGAAGAAAAGCGTATCACCTTGGTCAATAGATTGTACAGCCATCTGTCCATAATTTGTCACTCCACCAAGAAAATCGAGAAGAATCATTCCTATGCTAAATCCGTCTGTACTTTTTCTGTAGAAGTTCATAAATGCCTGCatttggaaaaagaaaaatgattatTTTCATTGTTGAGATAACATGTTACAAACATAATATAGGTTTAGTTCTGAGACCATGAAGTAGTCTACGCCAATCCGTAGAAACAGGGACTTTTTAACAAAGCAATGTCTAACCTGAGGAAAATATTTGATGACGGTCATGGTAACTTGCAGTGTGCTGCAAAATTAAAATGTAAGAAAAGAAATCATCAAATAGGCGTTAGCTGCATAAAGTCGACACTAGCAAGCACAAAGTAGACAACCCACTTTTAGCCTTGCACAATCCAACTTATCATAAATAGCCCTTGCTCATTAAGAAATACTCCGTAACCCATTCTGCAAGGATGGGTGTGGTCACTGGGCATCCGAGTGGTCACACATCCATTTTTTGTATAAAGGATCATATTATGTCATTGACGACACACTTTTGATGTAGCACAACAACAATAACCCATTTGATGTAGAAAAACAGCATTAGTAACAAGAAGCAAGCAAATTACCCCGACGTGTTGCAGTTTTATCCCTTTGAGTCAAACAATACATAGAGAGGTGGTTTAAGGATGACACAAATTGAAAATGGCCTTAAGGATTGCATCGATGCTACTTGATAATAGATAAATCTGTATTGATGAAGAAGAGTGAATCTTACTTGAAAACCGAAATAAGCCAAAGCCAAGAATGAGTTGGTAAAGCAATGAAAAAACAGACTGCTGCAGCACACCATACAACAGTAACAATTGCCAGAGAAATCTTTGAGACCTTTTGATTTCCCCGCTTCAGAATGGTTTAAACGACCAAATTAGTTTTGTGATTACACATGAGATGTGTTTATGCagattaattaaaaaaatagcAGCAGGAGGCAACATTAGAAAGGGGCTATTTACTTCATAGATATATATCTGGAACAAGGTGAATGCACTCATTAACACAGCATGAGTAGAAAATGCAACATCATTTGCAGCTACAGGTATCATCTGCAGGAAATACAAAAACATAAAGTAGTAAGGTACTGCAGATGGGATTAAGAAGGAGAGAAAGGGAGAGTGAGGAGCTAGGACCTGATGGAGGCCATACTTTTGGCGGTACTGCTCCTGAACAGCAGAGCTGAAGTAAAGTGTCGCGTTGTATATCAGGTAAGTGCTGTGTTTCGTTACATTCAGCACCGCGAAATTAAAATTAAATCCAACAACACTGCACGCACCACACCACACCACAACACAATAAAACACAACACATAATCAATATCGAATACAATATACGGAATACTATGTATTTGTAAATAGTAAAGAGAATGACGGTAACATTGCTCAAGTTAATGACATAAAACAGGGTTGACCAGGCATAAACATTATACATTGAAGAAACCTTTTACGGCGGAAATTCAAGATGAGTTGGGGATAGAAGCTGGAAGACCATGAAAAGAAAGCAATCCATCCAAATATTTCATACGTCATTTCCATAGCAAATGAGTTCCATTCTTTTCCCATTTCTctgcaccttttttttttttttttgtttgtttattgaaTTTAGTTTTTGGAAGGAATAAAAAGCACCGAATAATGTGTTGTGGTTTAGGACGTTAGCCGGCCGCCCCTcatgtttttttattgttataaTAATATTACTGGTTTAAATCCCGTGCATTATATAAAAGGTAGAACTGAAAATTAGGTAAGAGACTTAAATAATTAGTTGaaatatattttaatgaaaatatttttatagTATAAAGTTAATGAGTttcaatttatattttttttttcaattttttttgttatgaaagtaataacaacgattTCTAGTTTTTGTTTTATACAATATGGGTCAACTCATCCTCTAATAATAGGATTaataaaagatttagcaatttataattttatatcaattttattttgttttaattaaaatatcataatttagagtttagtgaaaataatataatttgatgaaaagattaattttaatgaaagtataatagatgaattaaattgtaattgttagcttccttatttagtgaatgcaCATAATTATCTTTAGTTTCCTTTTTTGAGAATATGCTTTTTGGCGGAAAAATGGTAGaaatcacctattcatttagtatataggggatacCATGACCTTGATAAATAATGACTATATGGAAGTTAACAATATAAACTATACGGATATAAAGACCTAATAAACTTTAAAACCCAATGTTTGAAAGGTTTCTCCTCCCTTTGTCTCCATAAACGAAATGATTTGTACTTTCCCAAATTCTTAGAGTAAGATTATAGACAGTCTTAAGACAAGACTTTGGTAAATCTTGGTACAAAACTCACTCAAGATTACCAAAAATCTATCATAATCTTGACAAAGTCTTAAGTCTAGGTTTGAAAATCTAAgattcaacttaagactttgggtgAGTCATGACCCCACTTTTATGTGAATTATCCAATGAGTGGATCTCATGTGTcatttatttttggtgttttattttttaagtttgtaaaaagaaaaagtgaaatGTAAGTGTAGAGTCTGAGTTGAGTACGACAGATAATGTACAAAGTTTAAGATGAGTctaaacaataaagaaataataaaaattaGTTGAAAGCTTATGTAGCTGATAATCTTACCCTTATCGAAAACAAACACttttcgtcacaagctgaaaacgAGCCAAATGTCGTCATTTTAACGATAGATATGACCATTTTAATAGCAAACTGTTATAACTTAGAAAATTGTATGTTCTGGTAACTTTTTATCTAATAGTGGTTACATTTAGTCTTAAATGGGTCACATTTggcccgtcttcagcttgtgataAAATGTGACCCGTTTTCATGCAAGACTTATTGTGCTTTAAGATTATTCGCAATTAGCAATGCTCAAGCTCCCATATTTTAtctcttctttttcttattcGTTCACCtcacttttcactaacttttctaTCTACCCTCCCAAATTTATATCTACGTCCACGCA
The Silene latifolia isolate original U9 population chromosome 11, ASM4854445v1, whole genome shotgun sequence genome window above contains:
- the LOC141611887 gene encoding cystinosin homolog translates to MGKEWNSFAMEMTYEIFGWIAFFSWSSSFYPQLILNFRRKSVVGFNFNFAVLNVTKHSTYLIYNATLYFSSAVQEQYRQKYGLHQMIPVAANDVAFSTHAVLMSAFTLFQIYIYERGNQKVSKISLAIVTVVWCAAAVCFFIALPTHSWLWLISVFNTLQVTMTVIKYFPQAFMNFYRKSTDGFSIGMILLDFLGGVTNYGQMAVQSIDQGSWTNLYGNLGKTLLSLVSIFYDLIFMMQHYVLYHGKKPSHLSSKIDVASKDALLNNASQVPEDGLL